CCCGACGAAATCGGGTCAGTTGGCAAGTATGAATGCTTGTTACCTTCAAACATGCACCAAAagtgcatttagttttttttttaaggaataaagtttttgagaataaaTTTTGGTTTACAGTATGCAAGAACAGGGTTTTCCATTTTGAAGCTTGATAAGTTTGTGTATGAAAAAGCTTCATTTCAAAGGTTAATAGTGACAATGATCTTGATTAAAATTCACAATACTGGGCTGTGGTCAGGATTTAGCAACCCAAGCTGCTAGGTTGGATATTGTATTATGGTAAATAAACTGTATGAATTTTAGAGTAGTTGCTACATGTACAAAGAAACTATGACCCTTAAAATAGCTGATCTTGCTAAATCTTATCTCAAAGTGAGCACAAAAGTTCAGGATTTATTTGCTACAAACTTCTGCTATGGAAaccttttttcaacaaaaacatGCTTTCTATGGTAATTCAGGTGGGGTATGACAGTGAGATAGCATTGCAGGATAGTTTATTTTTTCCTGCAAATTTAGCTATGCACATCACCAAAGTAAAACATTGCACTATTAATTTATCTCTGACTTACTTAATCAATTATTCTAAAGGTGCATGGAATTATTATTGTCGATTAGAATGTAACACAGATTCCATGTACTATGTGAAGTTACCATGGTAACTACAACTACCTGAAATACTCCAGGGGTCAGTCCGTACAGTCTGTGGGGTTCTTGCTCTCAACGTAGCTTAGTCCAAAagtacaaagaaaatattaatgaaagatGTACAAATAATCTATTATAGCTACAAGAGTTAAAGTTAACATTTAATTAGCAAAATAATACATctaaaaggaaatgaaaaacatgtatattCAGATGCTGACAGGATGTTTCACCCGGTCATGTAGTTTCAGTCTTGTCAGTTTCTGTATGAATTACATTCGTCGTAAGAATTATAGTCAAGTGAAAAGCCGTCAATGTGAGAGCAAACTAGGTTTTCTATtttgtgaactgtatccatcattcatttgtcaaccctgaatttaTAAACACAACATACATAGTGGATGTATAAACATAATGAAGGAAGAAATTCTCTCattaatgaataataatttatttcataattcattaaTACAACAACAGTTTGATCACAAATGCTCCGTCAAAAGTTACTCTCTGAACTAAATCACATGGAAATATTCACcacaattcataaaataaaaattgtgattGAAAGCAAAAACAGTTCATGAACATCTAGCACATATACTAGCAGGGACTTGTCTAAAATTTGTCTAACATTCAAACCAAGTACatttaaacatcttttaaattctacatttttcataaaaagatatACAGTTTTTCTGTTTGCTGTGCCAGATTGGGGCATAGGACAGACACTGTCAGATGTACtggtacattgtacatgtatgcgagtaaaatcaaaacaaccatGGAAATTGTAGAATCAGTTtgtcatctctctctctctgtctgtctctctctcataGAACCAACATAACCAACTGCtgtgaaaatgtaaattaaattaaatctactttcaacaatttaattcaaataaatatgcattatttaattattaaaagcGTAAACATTTGGTTACTACCAGTATGCATCGATTAATAATCTGTTATTGATGATGCATAGTGTAGAATTGTTTGTAGATTAAAATACATCTAAACCTAACAATCATGTCTCTCAATACCTAATATACAGCATAATAATAATATGtaacatattaaataaacatacatgaACAATATCAGTAAATTACAAAAGCACCAAAGCTCTGGTCACATGAAAACAACTCACCCACTGTACGGTAAATATCAATGTTATCTATTTGTAGCTTATTGCACACTTCACAATAACATAgcacattaaaacatttttttgtagcTGCTAAATTAATCACACTATAGTATTAAATACCACAACACTCTCTGGATTAACTAGTAGTCTATATTAGATGGTAAATTCTGGAGgaaagtatatgtaaataaacttttttttatcttctctCTGATTTCCCTCCCCTCCAAAATAATCTAAATCTGCCActttatcattttcttttcttaactATTTACATCATTGGAAGCTTCATTTGTTATGCATCTGTAGACAAAATTTTGTACTTACTATGTGTTTAAATGAATAGATGCACATCATTATTTATCATCTAGACTAATGCAGGTCACAAcaacaatgatttttaaataaagaaaactagAGAAATAGAATCCATCCAAATCATATCTTCTTAACATCAAGAGACTATCATAAGTTGGATATTATGCTTtagaaatgaatacatgtaaaatgtaaaatctgATATTTCACTGGACATTTATGACTTATTCAGACTAAAAGACAAAACCTGATTGGGTCTGATGACATACATTCATAAATAATGAACTTAAAGTTCTCTATCAAACACAATCTATAACAAAGTCCATAAagcaaatagaaaaatatacccAGTATCTCTAAATCTCAGCACATTCATACTTATGCAGATTTTATTCATAACCTACCTTTAATTATGGTAAATCAAAACTGCACTATTTCTGCATGAGAATAACTGAAAGCTTGTGTTTGTTTAATCTACCCATGAGACATAAGCATGATAAACACTGAAAATGTTTTTGGGGGGAATTCAATAAAAGTGCATAGTCAGCACTTTCTAACTGAGGTATATCTCACGTGAGACACAGATGACATGGATCTGATAAAACAATCTTAATATATCAAGCAGAGGAGGTGGGGCATGAAACAtctttaacattaaataaattcCCATTTGTTGTAAACTTAAAATGTAGATCAGACATTCCAGTACATATCAGCTCTgataatttggattttttttctctgctgGTCttattctacatgagaatccaTTAGCCTTGATATACATAAATCAATTCTGTTAAAACAGCCCAGCCTGTCCTCCTCATGTTTTGTGGTCTGGATTGTCGCCCAGACTCACTAGGTAACCTTTGACCTCTGTCTCATACTCAAGGTTATCTGGTTTCTCTGTAATGACCCAGGTCTCGTCCGTGCTTTCCACTCGTTCTCGGCAAATGGGACACGTTTTGTTGGTCACATTCCTgtcaaattaaagttatttacagtaataaaaatggtataatgttaaattacaGTGACTGAATGTTTTTTCATTAGATGGAATagaattccaaatatttttgtaccatcatggaaaaattagaaatttataaaagaaaagtcatatacatgtaatgaaatataaaactcTTATGCAATTTGCCTTACAAGGTAATTTGCTAAATTTAGCCAGGTAAAACTACAGATACTGTGAGCAATCTCACAAATTATACACCCTCACTAAGAAAATAGAATAACAATCCTCGTGTCAAATTTTACCaacgtatatttttttttatcacaagaTATAGCCTAGTATATAGATATAGACAGGAATtattcatctttttaaacaatgaccttggACTTGCAcaactgaccctgggtcaagtTAATGATACatcctcaggtcataagcaatctttatgtgaagtaagaacttcaatGTTTCTTCATAAGCAAGGTATAAAGAAGATACAATCTATGAACTTTTTCTTTGAATGACCTTCAACTCGCCAAAAAGACCTTTGGTCAAAATcttgacacacccttaggtcataagcaatctttgtgtgaagtaagaacttcaaatgtttctccataagaaagatataaacTGGGCAAAAATTATGCACTTTTTCTTCTACTCACCAAAAAGACCTTTGGTCAAAATCTTGACACACTCTTAGGTCATATACCGGTAAGTAATCTTTTTGtcaagtaagaacttccaatgttcctcaataaaaaagatatggacaGGACACGACTGCACAAACAGACGGATGGGTGgatggacaaggtgattcctatgtAACCCCCAAAACTTTATTTGCAGAGATTATAATAACACAACCTATTGATGATGAAAATACTGGTATGTTTCTATTTTCACTATAAGAATAAATATACCTACttgtcatcttcgctagccaagtgtaCCGTTCAAAATTCTCGTATGTCATGAAGATGAGCATCAAGAATCAAGGACTTGACTAGCGAAAACACCTGTCTCTATGTTATACTTACAAACTCCTCTAGCATAACTATCATGGTTGATTGAGTATACTCACCAGGTATCTATACAGCCCTCACAGAACTGGTGCGTACAGGGGAGAATGATCTCAGACCTACGCTCCATACAGATACAGCACTCATTCTCATCATACTGCTGCCCCACCCTGAAAAATCAAATGGACGTCAGCAACAACCCACAGTGATTatgattgagagagagagagagagagaggccaCATACACAAACATTTTTCTAACTAGACTCGAAGAACTAAAAAGATTCATCAAGATTTCGAATACTTGCCCGTCAAATATAACACTGGCACAGATGTTGCTCGGTAAACTACTGAGGTGTCCTTTCTCTTCCTCCATGGCGTTTAAGTTTGCCACCTGGTCAGAGATTTCCCTGTACAACACAATGTACTGCTTCAGATTCAGTCGTCTTCGAGACTCCACTCGATTGATAGTTGTATTCACCTGAAGgaaaaaaacacaattattattatttcatacaaaCTAACTTCATTTCCATCTAATTGAAAATTAGATCCAAAATTTTATGTATGATCATTATTTTGCCCTCACAGGGATAGCAAAAACTGCTGAATGTTTACAATGATTTACAGAAACATCactcattttacatgtacaaactctagatactagtacatgtatatgatatttgAGCTCAAAAGGATATTGTCTCTATAACAATAATTGGAAGCTCATTTGACTTTGTGCTGATTTTTGCTGAATCGACAATATTGTCTGATTCTGACTGTGGTATATGTGTCTAAATGAATATAAAACCTTCTCTTATCTAATTTttgaacaagtgaaaagctgtcattgtgacagcaaaccgggttttcttttatgtgaactgtatccataatccatgtcagccctgaattgataaacactaccaaccatatccagtgaaatggagtaccctatatgcaatattttgccaaaaaatgactaagttcaaaagctagtatttttccataaattatcagaaatcaaaatcctagcaatatgcacacctctaatatatgtacaactgatctgcaaatgaacaacttcctatcttgaaaactgtaggagaaaatcagtacaatgagggtacccttttttTTTGGGCAGCCACCCGCCAATGgctttcgaggggtgtcaatttcaactgttaccctcccaaacaggcactatttattttattatactgaatgtcttaatatttgagaaaattttactgcttttatactgaaatgaagtgaattatacggcgaaccgtacgcgtataatttacgcgcatgtaacaatttgctgtgttacccattgccaagtgtgttgctaacgctgagggtaatagaacgaatTATTAACTgcatcttaaccaatcagattccAGTCttaaacatgaaagtataattaaaaaaatatgttatctaATAGTTTCAACAAAGATATAGCCACAGAAGTGGAATTTCCTTAGGCTTTAAAAGTGAACTGCTCCAAAACATTTGCaagcatttgaagttttcaactgcacttaaaaatgtcaactgtaacaaatgttttatttttagtctGTTAACATGCACAAAAAGTTCtgcaaggggtgtgatacggatccgtatcagccctatagggctgataacctgtatcagccccggatGCCGATAGTAGTtgtgtgatgtcatctgtatcacatatgccaaaaacctgtatttattactatgTATGTAATAAAGAGTATCTAATTTACCAAACATCATATACAGTTTATACACTtgtctaatttttaaaataatatattgaaccGTTTTCAAACAACTTTTTAGATTTGCAACAGCCTTAAAACCGCACTTTGGCAAAATTTTAACtatgacatttttattattatactttcatgtttaatACTAACGcggattttgtatttttctgcagTATCGCCACCCTAATTTCCCGCATGAGtaaccaaagaaagcattttacttttcaaaaaacCCAATTATAATgttgtaaattatattattcGTTCACTTTCTACGCATGCACTGTACTTCGGTGCTCCTCCTCGTTAGCATTAACTTCCATGATTTGTCATTGCAGTACAAAAGAACTAAATATTGGTAATGGATTTTAACttacatgttcatttttttattttacatgtacaaaattacaaacagaatagcaatattcattgaatgAAATCAGAGCAAtgtaaaataccggtatattgtgTACTCTTGATcagtaatatacatatatacatatttatcgTTTTGATTTTCTGGTGAGAATTATGATtaaataattgtacatgtaaaatggcgACGTTTACTCAGGTCTGGTTACACTTGGATTTTTGGACCAACTATTTTTAACAACAGAGTAAATATGACTTAGCAGACATACAGTTGCACACCGATAAAAGGCAAACTGTTCCATTTTTGTCTAAAATGTCAAAAATGctatatcttaaaattattcaaaCCGTAATTCATATTTTAGCATCCAAACCAGAATAATTCGTTAATCCAAACCGTACTTTTTATTTAGCAGGTGCATGAagttattgctatttttatacataataatgtattaaatatatattgaaatgatttcatttggTTAGAGTAatctttcaaattaattttggcTGCTTCAGATTTATGGTATGTGTTATGTTATCTACGTAATCTCAAATAGTTCTTGGTTTTAGCGTTAAAATGACACGTTAACAATTGGTATTCCTACAAATAAGTCGTTTTTATTTCCGATGAACATAAATAACACTCACATTTTTTTCAACTGCAAAACCGTAAAAAAATATGAACGACTATAACaatgttttaattgatatttaccTCATTGCCGATAGAAAAAAGAACACAACACTAATTGTTTTTACAACAGATACGCCATTTTCACGTAATCCAAACATGTCACTAC
This genomic window from Magallana gigas chromosome 5, xbMagGiga1.1, whole genome shotgun sequence contains:
- the LOC105348582 gene encoding RING finger protein 141; translated protein: MICRRMGQGSSIPNPEQTFGIVHSKLKSHLTILKCLANLSYPDFLRSVQELNSLTSSFCDRRGKQLLFSVENGTHSTIFWRTSVRIICEKVNTTINRVESRRRLNLKQYIVLYREISDQVANLNAMEEEKGHLSSLPSNICASVIFDGVGQQYDENECCICMERRSEIILPCTHQFCEGCIDTWNVTNKTCPICRERVESTDETWVITEKPDNLEYETEVKGYLVSLGDNPDHKT